Proteins from a single region of Streptomyces spectabilis:
- a CDS encoding SAM-dependent methyltransferase, with protein sequence MNTAQPHTARIWNYWLGGKDNYAVDREAGDRIRELHPGIGDYARADRLFLGRAVRHLVTDRGVRQFLDIGTGLPTADNTHEVAQRIAPESRIVYVDNDPLVLTHARALLTSSPEGRTDYLDADMRDVESVLKHAARTLDFSQPVALMLLGVVIFIDDDKEAYGLVRRLVDALPAGSHLVLSHTITSPSMPDVDAAVAFWNEHGTPKLTQRTPDRVARFFDGLDLLEPGVVSCSRWRPEGADGDPGALPDEVAMYAGVARKS encoded by the coding sequence ATCAACACCGCGCAGCCGCACACGGCACGGATCTGGAACTACTGGCTCGGCGGCAAGGACAACTACGCCGTCGACCGCGAGGCAGGCGACCGCATCCGCGAGCTGCACCCCGGGATCGGTGACTACGCGCGCGCGGACCGGCTGTTCCTGGGTCGTGCGGTACGCCACCTGGTGACCGACCGCGGGGTGCGCCAGTTCCTCGACATCGGCACCGGCCTGCCGACGGCCGACAACACGCACGAGGTGGCCCAGCGCATCGCCCCGGAGTCACGCATCGTCTACGTAGACAACGATCCGCTGGTCCTCACGCACGCGCGCGCTCTGCTGACCAGCTCCCCGGAGGGGCGCACCGACTATCTGGACGCCGACATGAGGGATGTCGAGAGCGTCCTGAAGCACGCGGCGCGCACCCTGGACTTCAGTCAGCCGGTCGCATTGATGCTCCTGGGGGTCGTGATTTTCATCGACGACGACAAGGAGGCCTACGGTCTCGTACGCCGCCTCGTGGACGCCCTGCCCGCCGGGAGCCATCTGGTCCTTTCGCACACGATCACCAGCCCGTCGATGCCGGACGTGGACGCGGCGGTGGCCTTCTGGAACGAGCACGGCACTCCGAAGCTGACGCAGCGCACGCCCGACCGGGTGGCCCGGTTCTTCGACGGCCTCGACCTGCTGGAGCCCGGCGTGGTCTCGTGCTCGCGCTGGCGCCCGGAGGGGGCCGACGGCGACCCGGGGGCGCTGCCGGACGAGGTGGCCATGTACGCGGGTGTGGCCCGCAAGAGCTGA
- a CDS encoding RelA/SpoT family protein, which yields MSAEATNPATPGPTTPPGPTPATAGSTGQRRRARPRLDLRRLGWAALLGTAARGRVPDAISHVAEAHRGHHPDADLEPLRRAYVLAESSHRGQTRKSGEPYITHPLAVTLILAQLGAETTTLTASLLHDTVEDTDVTLDQVRTEFGEDVCYLVDGVTKLEKVDYGAAAEPETFRKMLVATGNDVRVMSIKLADRLHNMRTLGVMRPEKQARIAKVTRDVLIPLAERLGVQALKTELEDLVFAILHPEEYAAVEGLIAAKNADGPDPLADIAEEVRGVLREAGIAAEVLIRPRHFVSVHRVHRKRGGLRPADFGRLLVLVAEDADCYGVLGELHTCFTPVVAEFKDFIAVPKFNLYQSLHTAVARSDGEVAEVLIRTHKMHRVAEAGVVALRSPYAPPVEEQPVDGERADPTRPGWLSRLLEWQQAAPDPDTFWSTLREDLAQDREIAVFRPDGGTLGLPAGASCVDAAYAQYGEDAHACIGARVNGRLATLSTVLRDGDSVQLLMGQDPSSGPSREWLDHARTPAARIAIRRWLASHPTPAPSQPAPADLPPATAAAAPRPPFPAALRPAAANVVVDREGATVRLAGCCTPVPPDEVTGFAVRGGVVTVHRVSCPAVARMKGVGRPEVGVRWGDSAECRVTLIAESFGRPHLLADLTEAIALEGAAIISATVEPPSQQRVRHTYTLQLPDAAHLLDLMRAMRNVPGVYDVSRAQHRAAATS from the coding sequence ATGAGTGCGGAGGCGACGAATCCCGCGACGCCCGGCCCCACGACGCCCCCGGGCCCGACCCCGGCGACAGCGGGATCCACGGGCCAGCGGCGCCGCGCCCGCCCCCGGCTCGACCTGCGCAGACTCGGCTGGGCCGCGCTCCTCGGCACCGCCGCGCGCGGCCGCGTCCCGGACGCGATCAGCCATGTCGCCGAGGCCCACCGCGGCCACCACCCGGACGCCGACCTGGAGCCGCTCCGCCGCGCCTACGTCCTCGCGGAGTCCTCGCACCGCGGCCAGACGCGCAAGAGCGGCGAGCCGTACATCACCCACCCGCTCGCCGTCACCCTGATCCTGGCCCAACTGGGCGCCGAGACGACCACCCTGACTGCCTCCCTGCTCCACGACACGGTCGAGGACACGGACGTGACGCTCGATCAGGTGCGCACCGAGTTCGGCGAGGACGTGTGCTATCTGGTCGACGGCGTCACCAAACTGGAAAAGGTCGACTACGGAGCGGCCGCCGAGCCCGAGACGTTCCGCAAGATGCTCGTGGCCACCGGCAACGACGTGCGTGTGATGTCGATCAAACTCGCCGACCGGCTGCACAACATGCGCACCCTCGGAGTGATGCGCCCCGAGAAACAGGCGCGCATCGCCAAGGTCACCCGTGACGTCCTCATCCCGCTCGCCGAGCGGCTCGGCGTGCAGGCCCTGAAGACCGAGCTCGAGGACCTGGTCTTCGCGATCCTCCACCCCGAGGAGTACGCCGCGGTCGAAGGCCTCATCGCGGCGAAGAACGCCGACGGCCCCGACCCCCTCGCGGACATCGCCGAAGAGGTACGCGGCGTGCTGCGCGAGGCGGGCATCGCGGCGGAAGTGCTCATCAGGCCGCGCCACTTCGTCTCCGTGCACCGCGTGCACCGCAAACGCGGCGGACTGCGCCCCGCCGACTTCGGACGCCTGCTCGTCCTCGTCGCCGAGGACGCCGACTGCTACGGGGTGCTCGGCGAACTGCACACCTGCTTCACGCCGGTCGTGGCGGAGTTCAAGGACTTCATCGCCGTACCGAAGTTCAACCTCTACCAGTCGTTGCACACGGCCGTCGCGCGCTCCGACGGCGAGGTCGCCGAAGTCCTCATCCGCACCCACAAGATGCACCGCGTCGCCGAGGCGGGCGTCGTCGCCCTGCGCAGCCCGTACGCGCCCCCTGTGGAGGAGCAGCCCGTCGACGGCGAGCGCGCCGACCCCACCCGGCCCGGCTGGCTCTCGCGCCTCCTCGAATGGCAGCAGGCCGCGCCCGACCCCGACACGTTCTGGTCCACCCTGCGCGAGGACCTGGCGCAGGACCGCGAGATCGCCGTCTTCCGCCCCGACGGCGGCACCCTCGGGCTGCCCGCGGGCGCGAGCTGCGTCGACGCCGCGTACGCCCAGTACGGCGAGGACGCCCACGCCTGCATCGGCGCGCGCGTGAACGGCCGCCTCGCGACGCTCAGCACGGTCCTGCGGGACGGCGACTCGGTCCAGCTCCTCATGGGGCAGGACCCGTCCTCCGGGCCCTCGCGCGAGTGGCTCGACCACGCGCGGACGCCTGCCGCGCGGATCGCCATCCGGCGCTGGCTCGCCTCGCACCCGACCCCGGCCCCCAGCCAGCCCGCGCCGGCGGACCTGCCCCCGGCGACGGCCGCTGCCGCCCCCCGGCCGCCGTTCCCGGCGGCCCTGCGCCCGGCCGCCGCGAACGTCGTCGTCGACCGGGAGGGCGCCACCGTGCGCCTCGCGGGCTGTTGTACGCCGGTACCGCCCGACGAGGTCACGGGTTTCGCGGTACGCGGCGGCGTGGTCACTGTCCACCGCGTCAGCTGCCCCGCGGTGGCGCGCATGAAGGGCGTGGGGCGCCCGGAGGTGGGTGTGCGCTGGGGCGACAGCGCCGAGTGCCGGGTCACGCTCATCGCCGAGTCGTTCGGCAGGCCGCACCTCCTCGCCGACCTCACCGAAGCCATCGCCCTGGAGGGCGCCGCCATCATCTCGGCGACCGTGGAGCCCCCCAGCCAGCAGCGCGTCCGCCACACGTACACCCTGCAACTCCCGGACGCCGCCCACCTGCTCGACCTGATGCGCGCGATGCGGAACGTACCCGGCGTGTACGACGTGAGCAGGGCGCAGCACCGGGCCGCGGCGACGTCCTAG
- a CDS encoding class III extradiol dioxygenase subunit B-like domain-containing protein gives MLVAAAVCPCPPLLVPEVAAGAAPELEAARAACSDAIAVLAASRPDLLVVVGPAEQSGRGPHAQGAPGSFRGFGVDLDVTLGDAPAGQSGTAPEHGLPTSLAVAGWLLGRTEWSAAPVEGLGVGEPLAPERCIQSGEGIAARADRVAMLVMGDSSACRTLKAPGYLDHRAEGFDAHVAEALGAADVAALKSLDTELAYELKAAGRAPWQVLAGAAEGADLQGALLFDDAPYGVGYLVATWS, from the coding sequence ATGCTTGTCGCCGCTGCCGTCTGCCCCTGCCCGCCGCTGCTCGTGCCCGAGGTCGCCGCGGGCGCCGCCCCCGAGCTGGAGGCCGCGCGCGCGGCCTGCTCGGACGCGATCGCCGTCCTCGCGGCCTCCCGGCCGGACCTCCTGGTGGTCGTCGGCCCCGCCGAACAGAGCGGCCGCGGCCCCCACGCGCAAGGAGCTCCCGGATCGTTCCGCGGATTCGGCGTGGACCTCGACGTCACGCTCGGTGACGCGCCTGCCGGGCAGAGCGGTACGGCACCGGAGCACGGGCTCCCGACGTCCCTGGCCGTCGCCGGATGGCTGCTCGGCCGTACGGAGTGGTCGGCCGCGCCCGTGGAGGGCCTCGGCGTGGGGGAACCTCTCGCGCCCGAGCGGTGTATCCAGAGCGGGGAGGGCATTGCCGCCCGTGCCGACCGGGTGGCGATGCTGGTGATGGGCGACTCCAGTGCCTGCCGCACGCTGAAGGCGCCCGGCTATCTCGACCACCGGGCGGAGGGCTTCGACGCGCACGTCGCCGAGGCGCTCGGCGCGGCGGACGTGGCAGCTCTCAAGTCCCTGGACACCGAGTTGGCGTACGAGCTGAAGGCCGCGGGCCGCGCTCCCTGGCAGGTGCTCGCGGGCGCCGCCGAGGGCGCGGACCTGCAGGGCGCCCTGCTCTTCGACGACGCGCCGTACGGCGTGGGCTATCTGGTGGCGACCTGGTCCTAG
- a CDS encoding MarR family winged helix-turn-helix transcriptional regulator, with the protein MNALARRIETHVREHATALGLTAPQAVALRELTGPMTLRELAQRMSCEPSNATFVSDRLEEQGLVERRPHPSDRRAKQLVLTPEGTALRERLMASLATESPLSPLSDQEQDTLQQLLARAVVR; encoded by the coding sequence GTGAACGCCCTCGCCCGGCGCATCGAGACGCATGTGCGCGAGCACGCCACCGCCCTCGGCCTGACCGCGCCGCAGGCCGTCGCGCTGCGCGAGCTGACCGGGCCCATGACCCTGCGCGAGCTGGCGCAGCGGATGAGCTGCGAGCCGTCCAACGCCACGTTCGTCTCCGACCGGCTTGAGGAGCAAGGGCTCGTCGAGCGTCGCCCCCACCCCAGCGACCGCCGCGCCAAGCAGCTCGTCCTCACCCCCGAGGGCACCGCGCTGCGCGAGCGCCTGATGGCGTCGCTCGCCACGGAGTCACCCCTGAGCCCCCTCTCGGACCAGGAGCAGGACACGCTCCAGCAGCTGCTGGCG
- a CDS encoding MBL fold metallo-hydrolase produces MPTSENTAENAAENTAEAPAEADERLRRPARTRTFQLGELRVSYVADGAVGLKPRGWLPAATESDWVAYADHLDERGHLVASVGALLVEHGDRALLIDAGFGPRTSPDDPGNPLIGALRSGRLLGGLDRLGRAPEAIEAVAFTHLHGDHLGWAWNPAPGSSEPAFTRAAYLFGEPEWEQRHLAASHGATEEVLAVLAPKVRRLTDGEEVFPGVRALVRPGHTVGHVTYEITSGGERLLAFGDAMHSPVQVTHPEWSAAVDHDPGVAAEYRHWLVGELTEPGTLGFGIHFADVVFGRAERDSQGRTVWAPLP; encoded by the coding sequence ATGCCCACGTCTGAGAACACCGCTGAGAACGCCGCTGAGAACACTGCCGAGGCGCCCGCCGAAGCCGATGAGCGGCTTCGCAGGCCCGCCCGCACCCGCACGTTCCAGCTCGGCGAACTGCGCGTCAGCTATGTGGCCGACGGCGCCGTGGGCCTCAAGCCCCGCGGCTGGCTGCCCGCGGCGACCGAGAGCGACTGGGTGGCGTACGCCGACCACCTGGACGAGCGCGGGCACCTCGTCGCGAGCGTGGGCGCGCTGCTCGTCGAGCACGGCGACCGCGCCCTGCTGATCGATGCCGGATTCGGCCCGCGGACCTCGCCCGACGACCCGGGCAACCCCCTCATAGGCGCCCTGCGCAGTGGTCGGCTCCTCGGCGGCCTCGACCGGCTGGGCCGCGCCCCCGAAGCGATCGAGGCGGTCGCCTTCACGCATCTGCACGGCGACCACCTCGGATGGGCCTGGAACCCCGCCCCGGGCAGCTCCGAGCCCGCCTTCACGCGCGCCGCCTACCTCTTCGGAGAGCCCGAGTGGGAGCAGCGCCACCTGGCCGCGAGCCACGGCGCGACCGAGGAGGTCCTGGCCGTCCTCGCGCCCAAGGTGCGCAGGCTCACGGACGGCGAGGAGGTCTTCCCGGGCGTACGCGCCCTCGTGCGGCCGGGACACACGGTGGGCCACGTGACCTACGAGATCACCTCGGGCGGCGAGCGGCTCCTGGCCTTCGGCGACGCGATGCACTCGCCGGTCCAGGTCACCCACCCGGAGTGGTCGGCGGCCGTCGACCACGACCCCGGCGTCGCGGCCGAGTACCGCCACTGGCTCGTGGGCGAGCTGACCGAGCCCGGCACGCTGGGCTTCGGCATCCACTTCGCGGACGTGGTGTTCGGCCGGGCGGAGCGGGACTCCCAGGGGCGCACGGTCTGGGCACCCCTGCCCTGA
- a CDS encoding antitoxin, with protein sequence MGFLQNLKAKLAPAKDKVSGLAQQHGDKIDHGLDKAAKVVDSKTKGKYSDKIQTGTGKAKDALDRLAGSQDGKGTGDGTTPPSSPSPPSAS encoded by the coding sequence ATGGGCTTCCTGCAGAATCTGAAAGCCAAGCTCGCCCCCGCGAAGGACAAGGTCTCCGGCCTCGCGCAGCAGCACGGGGACAAGATCGACCATGGCCTGGACAAGGCCGCGAAGGTGGTCGACAGCAAGACCAAGGGCAAGTACAGCGACAAGATCCAGACGGGGACGGGCAAGGCGAAGGACGCCCTGGATCGCCTCGCCGGGAGCCAGGACGGCAAGGGCACGGGGGACGGCACGACTCCCCCGTCGTCGCCGTCACCCCCGTCGGCCTCGTGA
- the miaB gene encoding tRNA (N6-isopentenyl adenosine(37)-C2)-methylthiotransferase MiaB: MAGGAVDGLKTYEVRTYGCQMNVHDSERLSGLLEGAGYVRAPEGSDGDADVVVFNTCAVRENADNRLYGNLGRLAPRKVSRPGMQIAVGGCLAQKDRDTIVKKAPWVDVVFGTHNIGKLPVLLERARVQEEAQIEIAESLEAFPSTLPTRRESAYAAWVSISVGCNNTCTFCIVPALRGKEKDRRTGDILAEIEALVAEGVSEITLLGQNVNAYGSDIGDREAFSKLLRACGAIEGLERVRFTSPHPRDFTDDVIAAMAETPNVMPQLHMPLQSGSDPVLKAMRRSYRQERYLGIIEKVRAAIPHAAITTDIIVGFPGETEEDFEQTLHVVREARFAQAFTFQYSKRPGTPAAEMEGQIPKEVVQARYERLVALQEEISWDENKKQVGRTLELMVAEGEGRKDGATHRLSGRAPDNRLVHFTKPDTEVRPGDVVTVEVTYAAPHHLLAEGPVLDVRRTRAGDAWEKRNAAEAAKPAGVLLGLPTVGVPEPLPVATGGCACD, encoded by the coding sequence GTGGCTGGTGGAGCAGTGGACGGATTGAAGACCTACGAGGTGCGCACCTACGGGTGCCAGATGAACGTCCACGATTCCGAGCGCCTGTCCGGGCTCCTGGAGGGCGCGGGGTACGTGCGCGCCCCCGAAGGGTCCGACGGAGACGCCGACGTCGTGGTCTTCAACACGTGCGCGGTGCGTGAGAACGCCGACAACCGTCTGTACGGCAACCTCGGCCGCCTCGCCCCGAGGAAGGTCTCGCGCCCCGGCATGCAGATCGCCGTCGGCGGCTGCCTGGCGCAGAAGGACCGGGACACCATCGTCAAGAAGGCCCCCTGGGTCGACGTCGTCTTCGGCACGCACAACATCGGCAAGCTGCCGGTCCTCCTGGAGCGCGCCCGCGTCCAGGAAGAGGCGCAGATCGAGATCGCCGAGTCCCTGGAGGCGTTCCCCTCGACGCTGCCCACGCGGCGCGAGAGCGCGTACGCGGCATGGGTGTCGATTTCCGTGGGCTGCAACAACACCTGCACCTTCTGCATCGTGCCCGCCCTGCGCGGCAAGGAGAAGGACCGCAGGACCGGCGACATCCTCGCCGAGATCGAGGCCCTCGTCGCCGAGGGCGTCTCCGAGATCACGCTCCTCGGGCAGAACGTCAACGCGTACGGCTCCGACATCGGCGACCGCGAGGCCTTCAGCAAGCTCCTGCGCGCCTGCGGCGCGATCGAGGGCCTGGAGCGGGTCCGCTTCACCTCGCCGCACCCGCGCGACTTCACGGACGACGTGATCGCCGCGATGGCCGAGACGCCGAACGTGATGCCCCAGCTCCACATGCCGCTGCAGTCCGGCTCGGACCCCGTCCTGAAGGCGATGCGCCGCTCCTACCGCCAGGAGCGCTACCTGGGCATCATCGAGAAGGTCCGCGCCGCCATCCCGCACGCGGCCATCACCACGGACATCATCGTGGGCTTCCCCGGGGAGACCGAGGAGGACTTCGAGCAGACCCTCCACGTGGTCCGCGAGGCCCGCTTCGCCCAGGCCTTCACCTTCCAGTACTCCAAGCGGCCCGGCACCCCCGCGGCCGAGATGGAGGGCCAGATCCCCAAGGAGGTCGTACAGGCGCGCTACGAGCGTCTGGTGGCCCTCCAGGAGGAGATCTCCTGGGACGAGAACAAGAAGCAGGTCGGCCGCACCCTGGAGCTCATGGTCGCCGAGGGCGAGGGCCGCAAGGACGGTGCCACGCACCGCCTCTCCGGCCGCGCCCCCGACAACCGCCTGGTCCACTTCACCAAGCCGGACACCGAGGTGCGCCCCGGTGACGTGGTGACCGTCGAGGTGACGTACGCGGCGCCGCACCACCTGCTCGCCGAGGGCCCCGTCCTCGACGTGCGCCGCACGCGCGCGGGCGACGCCTGGGAGAAGCGCAACGCCGCCGAGGCCGCGAAGCCGGCCGGCGTACTGCTCGGCCTCCCCACGGTGGGCGTCCCGGAGCCCCTGCCGGTGGCGACGGGCGGCTGCGCCTGCGACTGA
- a CDS encoding M1 family metallopeptidase — MLLTPRPKATGTKAVRPKSVRVALALLATAASTALLAASVPQPAAPLGIGDRLFPHLGNPGYDVLEYDIAFTYKGDNTKPLDTVTKIDARATARLERINLDFSQGKVRSVDVNGMPATFDSSGEDLVITPHARVERGQRMQVTVHHTSHPVGGKEEGGWVRTADGLAMANQADAAHRVFPCNDHPADKAQFTFRVTAPKALTAVANGLPVATERAGATTTWAYRTEHPMATELAQVSIGRSTVLHRTGPRGLPVRDVVPTKGHKKLERWLKKTPGQIAWLEGKVGRYPFENYGVLVADAQTGFALETQTLSLFEKQLFTRPEFPEWYVDTIMVHELAHQWFGDSVSPRTWSDLWLNEGHATWYEALYGEEKSGHKLRTRMREAYRYSDQWRAAGGPPAAPKAPKPGEKISLFRPVVYDGSALVLYALRQEIGRSAFESVERAWVRAHRDGNATTADFTRLASHVSGRDLREFFAAWLYGTKTPPMPGHPDWTSEAPGKKQPGRAGGDRGAVGHAHH; from the coding sequence ATGCTGCTCACCCCCCGCCCCAAGGCCACCGGGACCAAGGCCGTGCGGCCCAAGTCCGTCCGCGTCGCCCTCGCCCTCCTCGCGACCGCCGCCTCCACCGCCCTGCTCGCCGCGAGCGTCCCGCAGCCCGCCGCACCGCTCGGCATCGGCGACCGGCTCTTCCCGCACCTCGGCAACCCGGGATACGACGTCCTGGAGTACGACATCGCCTTCACGTACAAGGGCGACAACACCAAGCCGCTCGACACCGTCACGAAGATCGACGCCCGTGCGACCGCCCGGCTGGAGCGGATCAACCTCGACTTCTCCCAGGGCAAGGTCCGTTCCGTCGACGTCAACGGCATGCCCGCCACTTTCGACAGCAGCGGTGAAGACCTCGTCATCACCCCCCACGCGCGCGTGGAGCGCGGTCAGCGCATGCAGGTCACCGTCCACCACACGAGCCACCCGGTCGGCGGCAAGGAGGAGGGCGGCTGGGTGCGCACCGCCGACGGTCTCGCCATGGCCAACCAGGCCGACGCCGCGCACCGCGTCTTCCCCTGCAACGACCACCCCGCCGACAAGGCACAGTTCACCTTCCGCGTCACCGCCCCCAAGGCGCTCACCGCCGTCGCCAACGGCCTCCCGGTGGCCACGGAGCGCGCCGGGGCCACCACCACGTGGGCGTACCGCACCGAACACCCCATGGCCACCGAGCTGGCGCAGGTCTCCATCGGCCGCTCCACGGTGCTGCACCGCACCGGCCCGCGCGGCCTCCCCGTACGCGACGTCGTACCGACCAAGGGCCACAAGAAGCTGGAACGGTGGCTCAAGAAGACGCCCGGCCAGATCGCGTGGCTGGAGGGCAAGGTCGGCCGCTACCCGTTCGAGAACTACGGGGTGCTCGTCGCCGACGCCCAGACCGGCTTCGCGCTGGAGACGCAGACGCTCTCGCTCTTCGAGAAGCAGCTGTTCACCCGGCCGGAGTTCCCGGAGTGGTACGTGGACACGATCATGGTCCACGAGCTGGCGCACCAGTGGTTCGGCGACAGCGTCAGCCCGCGCACCTGGTCCGACCTGTGGCTCAACGAAGGGCACGCCACCTGGTACGAGGCCTTGTACGGCGAGGAGAAGTCGGGGCACAAGCTGCGCACGCGGATGCGCGAGGCCTACCGGTACTCGGATCAGTGGCGCGCCGCCGGCGGCCCGCCCGCCGCGCCCAAGGCGCCCAAGCCGGGGGAGAAGATCAGCCTCTTCCGGCCCGTGGTGTACGACGGCAGTGCGCTCGTGCTCTACGCGCTGCGCCAGGAGATCGGACGGTCCGCCTTCGAGAGCGTGGAGCGCGCCTGGGTGCGTGCCCACCGCGACGGGAACGCGACCACCGCCGACTTCACGCGCTTGGCCTCCCACGTCTCGGGCCGGGACCTGCGCGAGTTCTTCGCGGCCTGGCTGTACGGCACCAAGACGCCGCCGATGCCGGGGCACCCGGACTGGACGTCGGAGGCACCCGGCAAGAAGCAGCCCGGTCGGGCGGGCGGCGACCGGGGAGCCGTGGGGCACGCCCACCACTGA
- the dapF gene encoding diaminopimelate epimerase, translating into MSTPIAFLKGHGTENDFVIVPDADNTIELSPAAVAALCDRRAGIGGDGLLHVVRSAAHPDARHLAAEAEWFMDYRNADGSIVEMCGNGVRVFARYLQRAGLVGEGDLAVATRGGVKRVHIAKPATPGGPDGDVTVAMGKAVLPEGDVAVSVADRHWPARNVNMGNPHAVAFVSDLAHAGDLYSPPPFTPATAYPDGVNVEFVVDRAPRHVAMRVHERGVGETRSCGTGACAVAVAAARRDGLDPAETGTPVTYTVDVLGGSLVITERPDGEIEMTGAAVIVAEGEIDPEWLASVTN; encoded by the coding sequence ATGAGCACGCCGATCGCCTTCCTCAAGGGGCACGGGACCGAGAACGACTTCGTGATCGTCCCGGACGCCGACAACACCATCGAGCTGTCCCCGGCCGCCGTCGCCGCCCTGTGCGACCGGCGCGCGGGCATCGGTGGCGACGGCCTGCTGCACGTCGTGCGCTCCGCCGCGCACCCGGACGCCCGGCATCTGGCCGCCGAGGCCGAGTGGTTCATGGACTACCGCAACGCGGACGGCTCGATCGTCGAGATGTGCGGCAACGGCGTGCGCGTGTTCGCGCGCTACCTCCAGCGCGCCGGGCTCGTCGGCGAGGGCGACCTGGCCGTGGCCACCCGGGGCGGCGTGAAGCGCGTGCACATCGCCAAGCCCGCGACCCCCGGCGGCCCGGACGGGGACGTCACCGTCGCCATGGGCAAGGCCGTGCTCCCCGAAGGCGATGTCGCGGTCTCCGTGGCCGACCGCCACTGGCCCGCTCGCAACGTGAACATGGGCAACCCCCACGCCGTCGCCTTCGTGTCCGACCTGGCGCACGCGGGCGATCTCTACTCCCCGCCGCCGTTCACCCCGGCCACCGCGTACCCGGACGGGGTGAACGTGGAGTTCGTGGTCGACCGCGCCCCCCGCCACGTCGCCATGCGCGTGCACGAGCGCGGCGTCGGCGAGACCCGCTCGTGCGGCACGGGCGCGTGCGCCGTCGCCGTCGCCGCGGCCCGCAGGGACGGCCTGGACCCCGCGGAGACCGGCACCCCGGTGACGTACACCGTGGACGTGCTCGGCGGCAGCCTGGTGATCACCGAGCGGCCGGACGGCGAGATCGAGATGACGGGCGCTGCCGTGATCGTCGCCGAGGGCGAGATCGACCCGGAGTGGCTGGCCTCGGTGACGAACTGA
- the miaA gene encoding tRNA (adenosine(37)-N6)-dimethylallyltransferase MiaA encodes MSSAAPAPRVIAVVGPTAAGKSDLGVFLAQHLGGEVVNADSMQLYRGMDIGTAKLTPAERDGVPHHLLDIWDVTEAASVAEYQKLARAEIDRLLADGRWPILVGGSGLYVRGAVDHLDFPGTDPEVRARLEAELELHGPGALHARLAAADPDAARAILPGNGRRIVRALEVIEITGKPFTANLPSHESVYDTVQIGVDVGRPELDERITVRVDRMWEAGLVDEVRTLEAQGLREGRTASRALGYQQVLAALAGECTEEEARTETVRATKRFARRQDSWFRRDPRVHWLSGAAADRGELPGRAMALVERAVTA; translated from the coding sequence GTGAGTAGTGCAGCCCCCGCACCGCGGGTCATCGCCGTCGTCGGGCCCACCGCGGCCGGAAAGTCCGATCTGGGAGTCTTCCTTGCGCAGCACCTTGGCGGCGAAGTCGTCAACGCCGACTCGATGCAGCTGTACCGAGGGATGGACATCGGTACCGCCAAGCTGACGCCCGCCGAGCGCGACGGCGTCCCGCATCACCTCCTGGACATCTGGGACGTCACCGAGGCGGCGAGCGTCGCCGAGTACCAGAAGCTGGCGCGCGCCGAGATCGACCGGCTGCTCGCCGACGGCCGCTGGCCGATCCTCGTCGGCGGCTCCGGCCTGTACGTCAGGGGGGCCGTGGATCACCTGGACTTCCCCGGTACCGACCCCGAGGTCCGCGCCCGCCTGGAGGCGGAGCTCGAGCTGCACGGCCCCGGCGCGCTGCATGCCCGGCTCGCCGCCGCCGACCCCGACGCGGCCCGGGCGATCCTGCCCGGCAACGGCCGCCGGATCGTGCGCGCCCTGGAGGTCATCGAGATCACGGGGAAGCCCTTCACCGCCAACCTGCCCAGCCACGAGTCCGTGTACGACACCGTGCAGATCGGCGTCGACGTGGGCCGGCCCGAGCTGGACGAACGCATCACCGTGCGCGTGGACCGCATGTGGGAGGCGGGACTCGTCGACGAGGTGCGCACACTGGAGGCGCAAGGGCTGCGGGAGGGGCGCACGGCGTCCCGCGCGCTCGGGTACCAGCAGGTCCTCGCGGCGCTCGCAGGGGAGTGCACCGAGGAAGAGGCGCGCACCGAAACCGTACGCGCCACCAAGCGCTTCGCGCGCCGTCAGGACTCGTGGTTCCGCCGGGACCCCCGTGTGCACTGGCTCAGCGGGGCGGCCGCCGACCGGGGGGAACTCCCCGGGCGAGCAATGGCGTTGGTCGAACGAGCGGTCACAGCCTGA